Proteins from one Streptomyces sp. NBC_00390 genomic window:
- a CDS encoding L-aspartate oxidase, with amino-acid sequence MTGIRLNAPAPGWAIEADVVVVGSGVAGLTAALRCAAAGLSTVVVTKARLDDGSTRWAQGGIAAALGEGDTPEQHLDDTLVAGAGLCDEEAVRTLVTEGPDAVRRLIATGALFDTDPDSGEIELTREGGHHRRRIAHAGGDATGAEISRALVEAVRDAGLRTIENALVLDLLMDADGRTAGITLHVMGEGQHDGVGAVHAPTVVLATGGMGQVFSATTNPAVSTGDGVALALRAGAEVSDLEFVQFHPTVLFLGTDSEGQQPLVSEAVRGEGAHLVDASGTRFMLGQHELAELAPRDIVAKGIMRRMQEQGADHMYLDARHFGAEMWEQRFPTILAACRAHGIDPVTDPVPVAPAAHYASGGVRTDLHGRTTVPGLYACGEVACTGVHGANRLASNSLLEGLVFAERIAEDIAGAPREAGRPVLPETPSPLPLIAPEARAEIQRIMSHGAGVLRSAESLAAASAALETVHLNAVRATREGSGKTAEPGVESWETANLLCVARVLTAAALRREETRGCHWREDRPQRDDASWRHHLVVTLTPERRLVVRQTEGTAFPPTSRSTVPETIPPTVLDAPREP; translated from the coding sequence GTGACCGGAATACGGCTGAACGCCCCTGCCCCGGGGTGGGCCATCGAGGCCGACGTCGTCGTGGTCGGCTCGGGCGTCGCCGGCCTCACCGCCGCGCTGCGCTGCGCCGCCGCCGGGCTCAGCACGGTCGTGGTCACCAAGGCCCGTCTGGACGACGGCTCCACCCGCTGGGCGCAGGGGGGCATCGCCGCCGCGCTCGGCGAGGGCGACACCCCGGAGCAGCACCTGGACGACACCCTGGTCGCGGGCGCGGGACTGTGCGACGAGGAGGCCGTGCGCACGCTGGTCACCGAGGGGCCCGACGCCGTACGCCGCCTGATCGCCACCGGGGCGCTGTTCGACACCGACCCGGACTCCGGCGAGATAGAGCTGACGCGCGAGGGCGGCCACCACCGCCGCCGTATCGCGCACGCGGGCGGTGACGCGACGGGCGCGGAGATCTCCCGCGCACTGGTCGAGGCCGTACGCGACGCGGGTCTGCGCACGATCGAGAACGCCCTGGTCCTGGACCTGCTCATGGACGCCGACGGCCGTACGGCCGGCATCACGCTCCATGTCATGGGCGAGGGCCAGCACGACGGCGTCGGCGCGGTCCATGCCCCGACGGTGGTGCTTGCCACGGGCGGCATGGGGCAGGTCTTCTCGGCGACGACCAACCCCGCGGTGTCCACCGGGGACGGTGTGGCGCTCGCGCTGCGCGCCGGTGCGGAGGTCTCCGACCTCGAGTTCGTGCAGTTCCACCCGACGGTGCTGTTCCTCGGCACCGACAGCGAGGGCCAGCAGCCGCTGGTCTCCGAGGCGGTACGCGGCGAGGGCGCCCACCTCGTGGACGCCTCCGGCACCCGCTTCATGCTCGGGCAGCACGAGCTTGCCGAGCTGGCCCCCCGCGACATCGTCGCCAAGGGCATCATGCGCCGCATGCAGGAGCAGGGCGCCGACCACATGTATCTCGACGCCCGCCACTTCGGCGCCGAGATGTGGGAGCAGCGTTTCCCGACGATCCTCGCGGCCTGCCGGGCCCATGGCATCGACCCGGTGACCGACCCCGTCCCGGTCGCTCCCGCCGCGCACTACGCCTCCGGCGGCGTACGCACGGATCTGCACGGCCGCACCACCGTGCCCGGCCTGTACGCGTGCGGCGAGGTCGCCTGCACCGGCGTGCACGGGGCGAACCGGCTGGCCTCCAACTCGCTGCTCGAAGGTCTCGTCTTCGCCGAGCGGATCGCCGAGGACATCGCCGGGGCACCGCGTGAGGCGGGCCGCCCCGTGCTGCCCGAGACGCCGTCGCCGCTCCCGCTGATCGCGCCCGAGGCGCGGGCCGAGATCCAGCGGATCATGTCCCACGGAGCCGGTGTGCTGCGCTCCGCGGAGAGCCTCGCCGCCGCGTCCGCCGCGCTCGAAACCGTGCATCTGAACGCCGTACGGGCCACCAGGGAAGGGTCCGGCAAGACCGCCGAGCCGGGCGTCGAGTCCTGGGAGACCGCGAACCTGCTGTGCGTCGCCCGGGTGCTGACCGCCGCCGCCCTGCGCCGCGAGGAGACCCGAGGCTGCCACTGGCGCGAGGACCGCCCGCAGCGTGACGACGCGTCGTGGCGGCACCATCTGGTCGTCACGCTGACGCCGGAGCGCCGGCTGGTCGTCCGGCAGACCGAGGGCACCGCCTTCCCCCCGACATCGCGATCCACCGTCCCCGAGACCATCCCCCCGACCGTCCTCGACGCCCCCAGGGAGCCGTAA
- the nadC gene encoding carboxylating nicotinate-nucleotide diphosphorylase: MSTPDERPRPVDVPLIQIGAPAGGGCGDDCGCAAGEEAYECGLDPALAGLLAEAGLDPVQVEDIAHLAIEEDLDGGVDVTTVATVPQEAVATGDFTAREAGTVAGLHVAEAILSIVCTTEFEVERHVEDGARVEAGQKLLSVTANTRDLLTGERSALNILCRLSGIATATRAWADVLEGTGAKVRDTRKTTPGLRALEKYAVRCGGGVNHRMSLSDAALVKDNHVVAAGGVAEAFKAVRDRFPELPIEVEVDTLDQVREVLDAGADLILLDNFTPAETAEAVTLVAGRALLESSGRLGLDTARAYAETGVDYLAVGALTHSSPILDIGLDLREVRA; encoded by the coding sequence GTGAGCACGCCCGATGAACGTCCGCGCCCCGTGGACGTACCGCTGATCCAGATCGGCGCCCCGGCCGGCGGCGGCTGCGGGGACGACTGCGGCTGCGCCGCCGGTGAGGAGGCGTACGAGTGCGGACTCGACCCCGCCCTCGCCGGGCTCCTCGCCGAGGCCGGTCTCGATCCCGTCCAGGTCGAGGACATCGCCCATCTCGCCATCGAGGAGGACCTCGACGGCGGTGTGGACGTCACCACGGTGGCCACCGTCCCGCAGGAAGCGGTCGCGACCGGCGACTTCACCGCCCGCGAGGCCGGTACGGTCGCGGGCCTGCACGTCGCCGAGGCGATCCTGTCGATCGTCTGCACCACCGAGTTCGAGGTGGAGCGGCACGTCGAGGACGGCGCGCGGGTCGAGGCCGGCCAGAAGCTGCTCTCCGTCACCGCGAACACCCGCGACCTCCTCACCGGCGAGCGCAGCGCGCTCAACATCCTGTGCCGGCTCTCCGGCATCGCCACCGCGACCCGCGCCTGGGCCGATGTGCTGGAGGGCACGGGCGCGAAGGTCCGGGACACCCGCAAGACCACGCCCGGCCTGCGCGCCCTGGAGAAGTACGCGGTGCGCTGCGGCGGCGGCGTCAACCACCGGATGTCGCTGTCCGACGCGGCACTGGTGAAGGACAACCACGTGGTGGCCGCGGGCGGCGTCGCCGAGGCCTTCAAGGCCGTACGGGACCGCTTCCCCGAACTGCCGATCGAGGTCGAGGTGGACACCCTGGACCAGGTCCGCGAGGTCCTGGACGCCGGCGCCGACCTGATCCTGCTGGACAACTTCACGCCTGCCGAGACCGCGGAGGCCGTCACGCTCGTCGCGGGCCGCGCCCTCCTTGAGTCCTCCGGCCGGCTCGGTCTCGACACCGCCCGCGCGTACGCGGAGACCGGCGTCGACTACCTCGCGGTGGGTGCCCTCACGCACTCCTCCCCGATCCTGGACATCGGCCTCGACCTGCGAGAGGTCCGGGCCTGA
- a CDS encoding histone-like nucleoid-structuring protein Lsr2, with amino-acid sequence MAQKVQVLLVDDLDGGEADETVTFALDGKTYEIDLTTANADKLRGLLEPYAKNGRRTGGRAAAGRGKGRAAAGGNKDTAEIRAWAKANGYSVNDRGRVPAEIREAYEKANG; translated from the coding sequence GTGGCGCAGAAGGTTCAGGTCCTTCTTGTCGACGACCTCGACGGCGGCGAGGCGGACGAGACGGTGACGTTCGCTCTGGACGGCAAGACCTACGAGATCGACCTCACCACCGCCAATGCGGACAAGCTTCGTGGCCTGCTCGAGCCCTACGCCAAGAACGGCCGGCGTACCGGCGGCCGCGCTGCTGCCGGCCGCGGCAAGGGCCGCGCGGCTGCGGGCGGCAACAAGGACACTGCCGAAATCCGCGCGTGGGCCAAGGCGAACGGTTACAGCGTGAACGACCGCGGTCGCGTTCCCGCGGAGATCCGCGAGGCTTACGAGAAGGCCAACGGCTGA
- the panC gene encoding pantoate--beta-alanine ligase gives MSDRTSGTPGRRDFELVPTRDDLHRVLDRHAVPGRTAVVMTMGALHDGHATLIRTAREHVGDKGFVVVTVFVNPLQFGAGEDLDRYPRTLDADLKTAEQAGADVVFAPAVDEVYEGGAPQVRITAGPMGERLEGACRPGHFDGMLTVVAKLLHLARPDVALFGQKDAQQLALIRRMVRDLNFPVEIVGVPTVRESDGLALSSRNRYLAPAERDTALALSRALFAARDRLAAQEALHARAESLPASQSRAAALSALGEARAAADAHAVAHAVPAGGADAVRAAARTVLDEAAKSQPPLVLDYLALVEPATFAEVPDGHTGEAILAVAAKVGATRLIDNIPLTFGAHK, from the coding sequence ATGAGTGACAGGACGAGCGGCACGCCGGGCCGCAGGGACTTCGAACTGGTGCCGACCCGCGACGACCTGCACCGCGTCCTCGACCGCCACGCCGTCCCCGGCCGCACCGCCGTCGTCATGACCATGGGCGCCCTGCACGACGGCCACGCCACCTTGATCCGTACCGCCCGCGAACATGTGGGGGACAAGGGCTTCGTCGTCGTCACGGTGTTCGTCAACCCGCTCCAGTTCGGGGCAGGTGAAGACCTCGACCGCTACCCCCGCACTCTGGACGCCGACCTGAAGACGGCCGAACAGGCGGGCGCGGACGTGGTGTTCGCCCCCGCCGTGGACGAGGTGTACGAGGGCGGCGCGCCGCAGGTCCGGATCACCGCAGGCCCCATGGGCGAGCGGCTCGAAGGCGCCTGTCGCCCCGGCCATTTCGACGGCATGCTCACCGTCGTCGCCAAGCTGCTGCACCTGGCCCGCCCCGACGTCGCGCTGTTCGGGCAGAAGGACGCCCAGCAGCTCGCGCTGATCCGCCGGATGGTCCGCGACCTGAACTTCCCCGTGGAGATCGTCGGAGTGCCGACCGTCCGCGAGAGTGACGGTCTCGCGCTCTCCAGCCGCAACCGCTATCTCGCGCCGGCCGAGCGGGACACCGCGCTCGCTCTCTCCCGGGCCCTGTTCGCGGCCCGTGACCGGCTCGCCGCACAGGAGGCGCTGCACGCACGGGCCGAGTCCCTGCCCGCGTCCCAGTCCCGTGCCGCCGCGCTCTCCGCGCTCGGCGAGGCCCGCGCCGCGGCCGATGCGCACGCGGTCGCGCACGCTGTTCCGGCCGGCGGCGCCGACGCCGTACGGGCCGCCGCGCGCACCGTTCTCGACGAGGCCGCGAAGTCGCAGCCGCCGCTCGTGCTGGACTATCTGGCGCTCGTCGAACCGGCCACCTTCGCCGAGGTCCCCGACGGCCACACCGGGGAGGCGATCCTCGCCGTCGCCGCGAAAGTCGGCGCGACCCGCCTGATCGACAACATCCCCCTCACCTTCGGAGCCCACAAGTGA
- a CDS encoding amino-acid N-acetyltransferase: MSYDAANALTVRRARTSDVPEVRRLVDPYVSEGILLDKATVTLYEAIQEFWVAERDEDARVVGCGALHVMWEDLAEVRTLAVDPAFKGTGIGHQVLDKLLRTARWIGVRRVFCLTFEVDFFGKHGFVEIGEAPVESDVYSELLRSYDEGVAEFLGLERVKPNTLGNSRMLLHL, translated from the coding sequence ATGTCTTATGACGCGGCAAATGCCCTCACCGTCCGGCGGGCCAGGACCAGCGATGTGCCGGAGGTCCGCCGGCTCGTCGACCCGTACGTGAGTGAAGGCATCCTGCTCGACAAAGCGACGGTCACGCTTTACGAAGCCATCCAGGAGTTCTGGGTCGCGGAACGCGACGAGGACGCCCGTGTTGTCGGCTGCGGCGCTCTGCATGTCATGTGGGAAGACCTTGCCGAAGTGCGCACCCTTGCCGTGGATCCGGCCTTCAAGGGGACCGGCATCGGTCATCAGGTGCTGGACAAACTGCTGCGTACCGCCCGCTGGATCGGAGTCCGCAGGGTTTTCTGCCTCACCTTCGAAGTCGACTTCTTCGGCAAGCACGGCTTCGTCGAGATCGGGGAGGCGCCGGTCGAGTCGGATGTCTACAGCGAGCTGCTGCGTTCCTATGACGAGGGTGTCGCCGAGTTCCTCGGGCTCGAACGAGTGAAGCCGAACACCTTGGGCAACAGCCGGATGCTTCTGCACCTGTGA
- a CDS encoding SCO3374 family protein, producing MTISVPVPRKPLDGIGASRSELGTAQWYESELGWPTTEGTPVQLLTGVRFDALELPAEAGAALLGRPEVSGPVALRGARMWLLVAAGSAEELPGLLDWLEWGGVELDLTAVGTGGRITAPPPPGHACPYEAAAWLRPPVPGREAQLPAFAGLGGIGGAPGLVGLVDAAATECHRVRLLRAQRTNARRTKTQPLAFS from the coding sequence ATGACCATCTCCGTCCCGGTTCCCCGTAAGCCCCTCGACGGCATCGGCGCGAGCCGCAGCGAGCTCGGCACGGCGCAGTGGTACGAGAGTGAGCTCGGCTGGCCGACGACGGAGGGCACCCCCGTACAGCTGCTGACCGGGGTGCGATTCGACGCCCTGGAGCTGCCTGCCGAGGCCGGAGCCGCCCTGCTGGGCCGTCCGGAGGTGTCAGGCCCCGTCGCTCTCCGAGGGGCCCGCATGTGGCTCCTGGTGGCCGCGGGGAGCGCGGAGGAACTGCCCGGCCTGCTCGACTGGCTGGAGTGGGGCGGTGTCGAACTCGATCTCACCGCCGTCGGAACCGGCGGGCGGATCACCGCCCCGCCGCCGCCCGGACATGCCTGCCCCTACGAGGCCGCCGCATGGCTGCGGCCCCCCGTACCAGGACGGGAGGCACAGCTTCCGGCTTTCGCCGGACTCGGGGGCATTGGGGGCGCCCCCGGTCTCGTAGGGCTGGTGGACGCGGCGGCGACGGAGTGCCACCGGGTCCGGTTGCTGCGTGCGCAGCGCACGAATGCGCGACGGACGAAAACTCAGCCGTTGGCCTTCTCGTAA
- a CDS encoding type III pantothenate kinase, which produces MLLTIDVGNTHTVLGLFDGEEIVEHWRISTDARRTADELAVLLQGLMGMHPLLGVELGDGIDGIAICSTVPSVLHELREVTRRYYGDVPAVLVEPGIKTGVPILMDNPKEVGADRIINAVAAVDLYGGPAIVVDFGTATTFDAVSARGEYAGGVIAPGIEISVEALGVKGAQLRKIELARPRSVIGKNTVEAMQSGIVYGFAGQVDGVVQRMKRELAEDPDEVTVIATGGLAPMVLGESSMIDEHEPWLTLIGLRLVYERNVSRL; this is translated from the coding sequence ATGCTGCTCACCATCGACGTCGGCAACACCCACACGGTGCTGGGGCTCTTCGACGGCGAGGAGATCGTCGAGCACTGGCGCATCTCCACCGACGCCCGGCGCACCGCCGACGAGCTGGCGGTCCTGCTGCAGGGCCTGATGGGCATGCACCCGCTGCTCGGGGTCGAACTGGGCGACGGTATCGACGGCATCGCCATCTGCTCCACGGTCCCCTCCGTGCTGCACGAGCTGCGCGAGGTCACCCGCCGTTACTACGGCGACGTTCCCGCCGTCCTGGTCGAGCCCGGCATCAAGACCGGCGTGCCGATCCTCATGGACAACCCCAAGGAGGTCGGCGCGGACCGCATCATCAACGCGGTTGCCGCGGTCGATCTGTACGGGGGCCCGGCGATCGTCGTCGACTTCGGCACCGCGACGACGTTCGACGCGGTGAGCGCGCGCGGGGAGTACGCGGGCGGGGTGATCGCGCCCGGCATCGAGATCTCCGTCGAGGCACTCGGTGTCAAGGGCGCCCAGCTGCGCAAGATCGAGCTGGCCCGGCCGCGCAGCGTGATCGGCAAGAACACGGTCGAGGCGATGCAGTCAGGCATCGTGTACGGGTTCGCGGGCCAGGTGGACGGGGTCGTCCAGCGGATGAAGCGCGAGCTGGCGGAGGACCCGGACGAGGTGACGGTGATCGCGACGGGAGGCCTGGCGCCGATGGTGCTGGGCGAGTCGTCGATGATCGACGAGCACGAGCCGTGGCTGACGCTGATCGGCCTGCGTCTGGTCTACGAACGCAACGTCTCCCGCCTCTGA
- a CDS encoding DUF5937 family protein translates to MSASIDIAGLPPERIVFDISPLAELGVALHALAEPGHHPGLHCWATVTSAALKPDLADRLHEADFLWRSTFSDVFMPFAGLPAGGGRTGATLAEELDQLDLLDDERFVSAALEFTCAMTYGPGGPSALGDPSRRERVLELAATRGPRQLDFTRQLLDDPVSVRAWLRRLFEDCDDAFFADTWRRVAPQLAADARHKTDLLRRKGLAEALHAVSPALTVDEARTRISVDKLVEGRTTAVDPAVGAGLTLIPSSLGWPHLMVVYAPGWRPVIHYPVGSPELPGPAPVELLKLRMEALAHPMRMRLCRNLARAPHTTGELADAYGITAPEVSRHLGVLKKAGLISTRRRGRYVLHQLDVAAVARLGSDFLETVLR, encoded by the coding sequence GTGAGCGCAAGCATCGACATCGCGGGGCTGCCCCCCGAGCGCATCGTCTTCGACATCTCGCCCCTCGCCGAGCTGGGTGTGGCGCTCCACGCGCTCGCCGAGCCCGGGCATCATCCGGGGCTGCACTGCTGGGCCACCGTGACGTCCGCCGCGCTCAAGCCGGATCTTGCCGACCGGCTGCACGAGGCCGACTTCCTGTGGCGGTCCACCTTCTCGGACGTGTTCATGCCGTTCGCGGGGCTGCCCGCCGGGGGCGGCCGCACGGGCGCGACGCTCGCCGAGGAGCTGGATCAGCTCGACCTGCTGGACGACGAGCGGTTCGTCTCGGCCGCCCTGGAGTTCACCTGCGCGATGACGTACGGGCCCGGCGGCCCCTCCGCCCTCGGCGATCCGTCCCGCCGCGAGCGCGTCCTCGAGCTCGCGGCCACCCGTGGCCCGCGCCAACTGGACTTCACCCGGCAGCTGCTGGACGACCCGGTTTCCGTACGCGCCTGGCTGCGGCGGCTGTTCGAGGACTGCGACGATGCCTTCTTCGCCGACACCTGGCGCCGCGTGGCCCCCCAGCTCGCCGCCGACGCCCGTCACAAGACGGACCTGTTGCGCCGCAAGGGCCTCGCCGAGGCGCTGCACGCGGTCTCCCCCGCGCTGACGGTGGACGAGGCACGGACCAGGATCAGCGTCGACAAGCTGGTGGAGGGCCGGACGACCGCCGTCGACCCGGCGGTCGGCGCCGGGCTCACGCTCATACCCTCCAGCCTCGGCTGGCCGCATCTCATGGTGGTGTACGCGCCGGGCTGGCGGCCGGTGATCCACTACCCGGTCGGCTCGCCGGAGTTGCCGGGCCCGGCCCCCGTCGAGCTGCTGAAGCTGCGGATGGAGGCGCTCGCCCACCCGATGCGCATGCGGCTGTGCCGTAATCTCGCCCGCGCCCCGCACACGACGGGCGAGCTGGCGGACGCGTACGGGATCACGGCGCCCGAGGTCTCGCGCCATCTGGGGGTGCTGAAGAAGGCAGGACTGATCTCCACCCGGCGGCGCGGGCGTTATGTCCTGCACCAGCTGGATGTGGCCGCTGTTGCGCGGCTCGGCAGCGACTTCCTCGAAACGGTGCTCCGCTAG
- a CDS encoding threonine aldolase family protein, giving the protein MGDDRTVTDTTEQSEQSERRRRLAAWRASQRVLWRSSAECSVGERLAALTADAADVYDLDEAVDTYGDGVVAELERRTAALLGFPAAVFFPTGTMAQQVALRCWAARTGNPTVAVHPQAHPEVHERAAFSVLSGLRTIHPTSEPRLPTADEVLECDEPFGALMLELPLRDAGFVLPSWDELVAVVEAARERDAVVHFDGARLWECATHFDRPLHEIAALADSVYVSFYKSLGGLSGAVLAGPASLAEEARAWRHRYGGQLFQQYPAALSALAGLERELPRLPLYVAHAKMVAGALDEAFRAAGTAWFRVNPSVPQTHQFQVWLPYGTDVLNEAGLRQAEETGVTLFRRWYSQGCPPGVSVTEMTVDGHGLQWSAEEVREAVAGFVARLG; this is encoded by the coding sequence GTGGGTGATGATCGGACCGTGACGGATACGACCGAGCAGAGTGAACAAAGTGAACGGCGCCGCAGGCTCGCCGCGTGGCGGGCATCGCAGCGGGTGCTGTGGAGAAGCTCCGCCGAGTGCTCCGTCGGGGAACGGCTCGCGGCACTGACGGCAGATGCCGCGGACGTATACGACCTCGACGAGGCCGTCGACACCTACGGCGACGGGGTGGTGGCCGAGCTGGAGCGGCGGACGGCCGCGCTGCTCGGGTTCCCGGCGGCGGTGTTCTTCCCCACCGGGACGATGGCACAGCAGGTGGCGCTGCGCTGCTGGGCGGCCCGTACCGGCAACCCCACGGTCGCCGTGCACCCGCAGGCCCATCCCGAGGTGCACGAGCGGGCGGCGTTCTCGGTACTGAGCGGGCTGCGCACCATCCACCCGACGAGCGAGCCGCGCCTGCCGACGGCCGACGAGGTGCTCGAGTGCGACGAGCCGTTCGGCGCGCTGATGCTCGAACTGCCGCTGCGGGACGCCGGTTTCGTTCTGCCGTCGTGGGACGAACTGGTGGCGGTGGTGGAGGCGGCGCGCGAACGGGACGCGGTGGTCCACTTCGACGGCGCCCGCCTGTGGGAGTGCGCCACCCACTTCGACCGCCCCCTGCACGAGATCGCCGCGCTCGCGGACAGCGTGTACGTGTCCTTCTACAAGTCCCTCGGCGGGCTGTCGGGCGCGGTACTGGCGGGGCCCGCATCACTGGCGGAGGAGGCGCGCGCGTGGCGTCACCGGTACGGCGGGCAGCTCTTCCAGCAGTACCCGGCGGCGCTGTCGGCGCTGGCCGGTCTGGAACGCGAGCTGCCGCGGCTGCCGTTGTACGTGGCCCACGCGAAGATGGTCGCGGGTGCGCTCGACGAGGCCTTCCGCGCGGCGGGCACCGCCTGGTTCCGCGTCAATCCGTCGGTCCCGCAGACCCACCAGTTCCAGGTGTGGCTGCCGTACGGCACGGATGTGCTGAACGAGGCCGGGCTGAGGCAGGCGGAGGAGACGGGCGTGACGCTGTTCCGCCGCTGGTACTCGCAGGGCTGCCCGCCGGGCGTCTCGGTCACGGAGATGACGGTGGACGGGCACGGGCTTCAGTGGTCGGCGGAGGAGGTACGCGAGGCGGTGGCGGGGTTCGTGGCACGGCTGGGCTGA
- a CDS encoding Rossmann-like and DUF2520 domain-containing protein, with the protein MNATAPQEPLDPRDRPARLSVGVVGAGRVGPALAASLQLAGHRPVAVSGVSNASVRRAAALLPDVPLVPPAEVLARAELVLLTVPDDALPGLVEGLVETGAVRPGQLLVHTSGRFGAKVLDPATRAGALPLALHPAMTFTGTAVDVQRLAGCSFGVTAPEELRLAAEALVIEMGGEPEWIEEESRPLYHAALALGANHLVTLVAQSMELLRTAGVTAPDRMLGPLLGAALDNALRSGDAALTGPVARGDAGTVAVHVAELRKHAPAAVAGYLAMARSTADRALAHGMLKPELAEDLLGVLAEGDL; encoded by the coding sequence GTGAATGCCACAGCACCACAGGAACCGCTCGACCCGCGGGACCGCCCCGCCAGGCTGTCCGTGGGCGTGGTCGGAGCGGGCCGGGTCGGCCCGGCGCTGGCCGCCTCGCTGCAGCTCGCCGGGCACCGTCCGGTCGCCGTCTCGGGCGTCTCGAACGCGTCCGTGCGCAGGGCAGCCGCGCTGCTGCCCGACGTGCCGCTCGTGCCGCCCGCCGAAGTGCTCGCCCGCGCCGAGCTGGTGCTGCTGACCGTCCCCGACGACGCGCTGCCTGGTCTGGTGGAAGGACTCGTCGAGACCGGTGCCGTGCGGCCCGGCCAGCTGCTGGTGCACACCTCCGGCAGGTTCGGTGCCAAGGTGCTCGACCCGGCGACACGGGCCGGCGCGCTGCCGCTCGCACTGCACCCCGCGATGACGTTCACCGGGACCGCCGTGGACGTGCAGCGGCTGGCGGGCTGCTCCTTCGGGGTGACCGCGCCCGAGGAGCTGCGGCTGGCCGCCGAGGCCCTGGTCATCGAGATGGGCGGCGAGCCCGAGTGGATCGAGGAGGAGAGCCGTCCGCTCTACCACGCGGCGCTCGCCCTCGGCGCGAACCACCTCGTCACCCTGGTGGCCCAGTCGATGGAGCTGCTGCGTACGGCCGGGGTCACCGCCCCGGACCGGATGCTCGGCCCCCTCCTCGGTGCGGCGCTCGACAACGCCCTGCGTTCCGGGGACGCCGCCCTGACCGGACCGGTGGCCCGCGGCGACGCAGGCACGGTCGCGGTCCACGTCGCCGAGCTGCGCAAGCACGCCCCCGCTGCGGTCGCCGGCTATCTGGCGATGGCCCGCTCGACCGCCGACCGTGCGCTCGCGCACGGCATGCTCAAACCGGAGCTTGCCGAGGATCTGCTGGGCGTCCTCGCGGAGGGGGACCTGTGA
- a CDS encoding BlaI/MecI/CopY family transcriptional regulator yields the protein MPRQLGELEDAVMTRVWQWNRPVTVREVLEDLQQERSIAYTTVMTVMDNLHQKGWVRREVEGRAYRYTAVSTRAAYSAALMNEAWSQSDNPAAALVAFFGMMSPEQREALQAAVRMVEGDIGADPDAAESGGTGQEQADEGGADAER from the coding sequence GTGCCCCGCCAATTGGGAGAGCTCGAAGACGCCGTCATGACACGCGTCTGGCAATGGAACCGGCCGGTCACGGTCCGGGAAGTCCTGGAAGACCTTCAGCAGGAACGGTCCATCGCCTACACCACCGTCATGACGGTAATGGACAATCTCCATCAGAAGGGCTGGGTGCGCAGGGAAGTCGAGGGCCGCGCCTATCGATATACCGCGGTCTCCACCCGCGCCGCCTACTCGGCAGCACTGATGAACGAAGCCTGGTCGCAGAGCGACAACCCCGCGGCCGCGCTTGTCGCCTTCTTCGGCATGATGTCCCCGGAACAGCGAGAGGCCCTGCAAGCCGCCGTCCGCATGGTCGAGGGCGACATCGGCGCCGACCCGGATGCCGCCGAGTCCGGCGGCACCGGGCAGGAGCAGGCCGACGAGGGCGGGGCGGACGCGGAGCGATAG
- a CDS encoding response regulator transcription factor yields MSIRVMLVDDQVLLRTGFRMVLAAQPDMEVVAEAGDGAEAIENLRSTAVDVVLMDVRMPRLDGVEATRRICAQPDAPKVLILTTFDLDEYAFSGLKAGASGFLLKDVPPGELLGAIRSVHSGDAVVAPSTTRRLLDRFSPMLPASSNEPRHKELEKLTDREREVMMLVAQGLSNGEIAARLVLSEATVKTHVGRILTKLSLRDRVQVVVLAYETGLVRAGGGAG; encoded by the coding sequence ATGTCCATCCGCGTGATGCTCGTCGACGACCAGGTGCTGCTGCGCACCGGATTCCGCATGGTGCTCGCCGCCCAGCCGGACATGGAGGTCGTCGCCGAGGCGGGCGACGGCGCGGAGGCGATCGAGAACCTGCGCTCCACGGCCGTGGACGTCGTGCTGATGGATGTCCGCATGCCTCGGCTGGACGGCGTGGAGGCGACCCGTCGCATCTGTGCGCAGCCGGACGCGCCGAAGGTGCTCATCCTCACCACCTTCGACCTGGACGAGTACGCCTTCTCCGGGCTGAAGGCCGGTGCCAGTGGGTTCCTGCTCAAGGATGTCCCGCCGGGCGAACTGCTGGGCGCCATCCGTTCGGTGCACAGCGGCGACGCGGTCGTCGCGCCGTCCACCACCCGCCGGCTGCTGGACCGCTTCTCACCGATGCTCCCCGCCTCCTCGAACGAACCGCGGCACAAGGAGCTGGAGAAGCTCACCGACCGCGAGCGCGAGGTGATGATGCTGGTCGCGCAGGGCCTGTCGAACGGCGAGATCGCGGCGCGACTGGTGCTCTCGGAGGCCACGGTCAAGACCCATGTGGGCCGCATCCTCACCAAGCTGAGCCTGCGGGACCGGGTCCAGGTGGTGGTGCTGGCGTACGAGACCGGGTTGGTACGGGCGGGCGGAGGGGCGGGCTGA